A stretch of the Asticcacaulis sp. ZE23SCel15 genome encodes the following:
- a CDS encoding murein hydrolase activator EnvC produces MMRNPPRQLKPASVAALIVTGLLCLTGPVTSQSKPPLSKQAQAELDAIDARLTAAERTTDTRRASARQIASEIEKLREQIVAISRQQGASEKRSAIYRAKLETLNQMEADLTRRLGAVRAKQSRLLSALQLYSRNPPPAIFVSSRRANDAVVAAIIMKEITPELKLRAAKLSEQNKTLINVRRAAALQSEALFVSESDVSEQQAKIEALIAEKYDLEDQLLREADAAERQAMLLKSQSDRLRGNLPLKGLLGATKDTRLKAPLLGRKVGDFGVDGSRGLTLESAPGAQVTAPSNGTVEYAGPLDTYGQVVIVRTGADERIVLTGLGRVYVDAGQTVIAGEPVGRMPNLSSKKTELYLELRRGEVPVNPNARFDLAAS; encoded by the coding sequence ATGATGCGCAACCCACCCCGTCAGCTTAAACCCGCAAGTGTTGCGGCTTTGATCGTTACGGGGCTATTGTGCCTGACCGGACCGGTAACCAGCCAGTCAAAACCCCCGCTATCCAAACAGGCGCAGGCCGAACTTGACGCCATCGATGCCCGCCTGACCGCCGCTGAGCGTACGACCGACACGCGCCGCGCCTCGGCCCGTCAGATCGCCTCAGAGATAGAAAAACTGCGCGAACAGATCGTCGCTATTTCCCGCCAGCAGGGCGCTTCCGAAAAACGCAGCGCCATCTATCGCGCCAAGCTTGAGACCCTCAATCAGATGGAGGCCGACCTGACCCGCAGGCTAGGGGCGGTACGGGCCAAGCAGTCGCGGCTGCTGTCAGCCCTGCAACTCTATTCGCGCAATCCGCCACCGGCGATTTTCGTGTCCTCACGCCGCGCCAATGACGCCGTGGTCGCCGCCATCATCATGAAGGAAATTACGCCGGAGCTGAAACTGCGCGCTGCCAAACTGTCCGAACAGAACAAAACCCTGATCAACGTCAGGCGGGCCGCCGCCCTGCAATCAGAAGCCCTGTTCGTGTCGGAAAGCGACGTGTCGGAACAGCAGGCTAAAATCGAGGCGCTAATCGCGGAAAAATACGATCTGGAAGACCAGCTTTTACGCGAAGCCGATGCGGCGGAACGTCAGGCCATGTTGCTGAAAAGCCAGTCCGACCGCCTGCGCGGTAATCTGCCGCTCAAGGGCCTGTTGGGGGCAACAAAAGATACCCGCCTCAAAGCTCCGCTGCTGGGGCGCAAGGTCGGCGATTTCGGCGTGGACGGCAGCCGCGGCCTGACGCTGGAATCGGCGCCCGGGGCGCAGGTAACCGCCCCCAGCAATGGTACCGTCGAATATGCCGGACCGCTCGATACCTATGGGCAGGTGGTGATCGTGCGCACCGGCGCGGATGAGCGGATCGTCCTGACCGGCCTTGGGCGGGTCTATGTCGATGCAGGCCAGACCGTGATCGCAGGTGAGCCAGTCGGGCGCATGCCCAATCTGTCGTCAAAAAAGACAGAACTTTATCTTGAGCTGCGCCGCGGCGAGGTGCCGGTTAACCCCAATGCGCGCTTTGATCTGGCGGCATCTTGA
- a CDS encoding S41 family peptidase has translation MKKFLTGGVAALALGVGAMAYANQPVFSPKSDTYEMLELFGDVLALVQQNYVVETDDKKLIEAALEGMLSSLDPHSNYLPAEDFTDLKEKTRGSYGGLGLEVQSEDGAVKVVTPMDDTPASKAGIMSGDYITAINGTSILGQRLNDAVSQMKGEPKTNITITIVREGRDEPFDVTLTREIINVKSVKARMEGDFGYLRISSFNENTAKEARDALTELKAKHKLKGLVLDLRNNPGGLLDQSVGVADMFLEGGEVVSQRGRDTSDIVRYHAKKGDMMKGLPIVVLTNPGSASAAEIVAGALQDQKRASIVGLTTFGKGSVQSVMDLGEGRAVKLTIARYFTPSGRSIQKTGIEPDLEVAQSQEQAKIIASSAFQYSEAAYKNALDADEGKARREKHEVSEVPPEDYDTKAGDFQLARALDVLGYNGDVKMAAAHPRGKAYAAAADAKPGSRFEKKMQAKAAAAKDPVKTTPATPVAPAKPPETPAEPAKPATPKP, from the coding sequence ATGAAGAAGTTTTTGACGGGTGGCGTTGCGGCACTGGCCTTGGGGGTTGGTGCTATGGCCTATGCCAACCAGCCGGTGTTCTCGCCAAAATCCGACACCTATGAGATGCTGGAGCTGTTTGGCGATGTGCTCGCCCTCGTTCAGCAGAACTATGTGGTCGAAACCGACGACAAAAAACTGATCGAAGCCGCCCTTGAGGGCATGCTGTCCTCGCTCGATCCCCACTCGAATTATCTGCCCGCCGAAGATTTTACCGACCTTAAGGAAAAGACACGCGGCTCCTACGGCGGTCTTGGCCTTGAGGTCCAATCCGAAGACGGCGCGGTCAAGGTCGTAACGCCGATGGACGACACCCCGGCCAGCAAGGCCGGGATCATGTCCGGCGACTATATCACCGCCATCAACGGCACCTCGATCCTGGGGCAGCGTCTCAATGACGCGGTTTCCCAGATGAAGGGTGAACCTAAGACCAACATCACCATCACCATCGTTCGCGAAGGCCGCGATGAGCCGTTTGATGTGACCCTGACGCGTGAGATTATCAACGTCAAATCGGTCAAGGCCCGCATGGAGGGGGATTTCGGTTACCTGCGCATTTCGTCCTTCAATGAAAACACCGCCAAGGAAGCCCGCGACGCCCTGACCGAGCTTAAGGCCAAGCATAAGCTCAAAGGTCTGGTGCTTGATCTGCGTAACAATCCGGGCGGCCTGCTCGATCAGTCCGTAGGCGTCGCCGACATGTTCCTTGAAGGCGGCGAAGTCGTCTCCCAACGCGGGCGCGACACGTCTGACATCGTGCGTTATCACGCCAAAAAGGGCGACATGATGAAGGGTCTGCCCATCGTCGTGCTGACCAATCCGGGCTCGGCCTCAGCGGCGGAAATCGTTGCCGGTGCCTTGCAGGATCAAAAACGCGCCTCGATCGTAGGCCTGACCACCTTCGGTAAGGGTTCGGTCCAGAGCGTAATGGATCTGGGCGAAGGCCGCGCCGTCAAGCTGACCATCGCTCGCTATTTCACCCCATCAGGCCGTTCGATCCAGAAAACCGGCATCGAGCCGGATCTTGAGGTCGCGCAATCTCAGGAGCAGGCCAAGATTATCGCCTCTTCGGCTTTCCAATATTCCGAAGCCGCCTATAAGAACGCGCTTGATGCCGACGAAGGCAAGGCCCGCCGCGAAAAGCACGAGGTCTCCGAGGTGCCGCCAGAGGATTATGATACCAAGGCCGGTGATTTCCAATTGGCCCGCGCCCTTGATGTTCTGGGCTATAATGGCGATGTCAAAATGGCCGCAGCCCACCCACGCGGTAAGGCCTATGCCGCCGCCGCAGACGCCAAGCCCGGCTCGCGTTTCGAGAAGAAGATGCAAGCCAAGGCCGCCGCCGCCAAAGATCCGGTGAAGACCACGCCTGCAACGCCCGTAGCCCCGGCCAAGCCACCGGAAACACCCGCTGAACCGGCTAAACCCGCCACGCCGAAACCCTGA
- a CDS encoding divergent polysaccharide deacetylase family protein, whose translation MFAKFKATSAAAGSVFGKTPAKPGLDLKTRLAPVLATLSKPYVAPSLALMVFLGLGATFIGLSSDPDAGSPTIRVKMSKEKPATAAVTTDVPVAPSGADAFTIDSLGLFADAPVGMLDANGQPVDNRAVITLPGGDGGTANAPKLSAQPLPPAPITGLSQPSPQGPLPAIGPNGQTPAQAYARPFRSDGRPMVALIVGGLGINPATTKAAIEQLPADVTLSFVPYADNLQTWIDLARAQGHEVLIEIPMQPVNYPDNDTGPDTLLINTRADDLNLRLNRVLGRATGYFGVTNYQGSAFLKDRTGVGALTGSLRARGLAFIDDGQGRAIDGAAATMPRASADRIIDQSLTAAAIQAQLAGLETAAKSRGQALGTGFAYPVTVSTAIKWTQTLNQKGLQLAPASAITRR comes from the coding sequence ATGTTCGCTAAATTTAAGGCCACAAGCGCAGCGGCAGGTTCGGTGTTCGGTAAGACACCGGCCAAACCCGGCCTTGACCTTAAGACCAGGCTGGCTCCTGTTCTGGCCACACTCAGTAAACCCTATGTGGCCCCAAGCCTGGCGCTTATGGTGTTTCTGGGGTTAGGTGCCACCTTTATCGGTCTGTCATCAGACCCGGACGCAGGATCACCCACCATCCGCGTTAAAATGTCGAAAGAAAAACCGGCCACCGCTGCGGTTACGACGGATGTACCCGTAGCCCCATCCGGGGCTGATGCCTTTACCATCGATTCTCTGGGTCTGTTTGCCGATGCCCCCGTGGGCATGCTGGACGCCAATGGTCAGCCGGTGGATAACCGCGCGGTCATTACCTTGCCCGGTGGCGATGGCGGCACGGCCAATGCGCCGAAACTGAGCGCCCAGCCTCTGCCGCCCGCACCGATTACGGGTTTGTCGCAACCGTCGCCGCAAGGGCCGCTGCCAGCCATCGGGCCGAATGGTCAGACCCCGGCTCAGGCCTATGCCCGTCCGTTCCGCAGCGATGGTCGCCCGATGGTCGCCCTGATCGTGGGTGGACTGGGCATCAATCCCGCCACCACAAAGGCCGCGATTGAGCAATTGCCAGCCGATGTGACCTTAAGCTTTGTGCCCTACGCCGATAATCTTCAGACCTGGATTGATCTGGCGCGCGCGCAGGGCCACGAAGTTCTGATCGAAATCCCGATGCAGCCCGTCAACTATCCCGATAATGATACCGGCCCCGATACCCTTTTGATCAATACCCGCGCCGACGACCTTAATCTGCGCCTGAACCGGGTGTTGGGCCGCGCCACAGGCTATTTTGGCGTCACCAATTATCAGGGCAGCGCCTTCCTGAAAGATCGCACCGGTGTCGGCGCCCTGACCGGCAGCCTTCGCGCACGGGGCCTTGCCTTCATTGATGATGGTCAGGGCCGCGCTATTGACGGTGCCGCCGCCACCATGCCGCGCGCCAGTGCCGACCGCATCATCGATCAGTCCCTGACCGCCGCCGCCATTCAGGCGCAACTGGCAGGGTTAGAGACCGCCGCCAAAAGCCGTGGACAGGCGCTGGGCACCGGCTTTGCCTATCCGGTGACGGTGTCTACGGCGATTAAGTGGACGCAAACGCTCAATCAAAAAGGGCTGCAACTGGCGCCCGCTTCGGCTATAACGCGCCGATGA
- a CDS encoding RNA pyrophosphohydrolase produces the protein MNEDHLKAYRPNVGIVVVNRDGKVWLGHRFGMTGAYVWQFPQGGVDDGEELEPAAKRELYEETGMTSVELIGRTQDWVIYDFPPEVLAQKKIGRNFRGQKQIWFAYRFLGDDAEINLHAHGEQEFEAWEWCDLSEVMDRVVSFKRESYRVVIDTFRPLIR, from the coding sequence ATGAATGAAGATCATCTGAAAGCTTACCGCCCCAATGTCGGCATTGTGGTGGTCAATCGTGACGGCAAGGTATGGCTGGGCCATCGCTTTGGCATGACCGGCGCCTATGTCTGGCAGTTTCCGCAAGGCGGGGTCGATGACGGCGAAGAGCTGGAGCCCGCCGCCAAGCGCGAGCTTTATGAAGAAACCGGCATGACCTCGGTCGAACTGATCGGCCGCACGCAGGATTGGGTCATCTATGACTTCCCGCCCGAAGTGCTGGCGCAAAAAAAGATCGGCCGCAATTTCAGGGGCCAGAAGCAAATATGGTTCGCCTACCGCTTTTTAGGCGACGACGCCGAGATAAACCTGCATGCCCACGGTGAGCAGGAATTTGAGGCCTGGGAATGGTGTGATTTGAGTGAGGTCATGGACCGGGTCGTGTCGTTCAAACGCGAGTCTTACCGCGTCGTGATCGACACGTTCAGGCCGCTTATTCGTTAG
- a CDS encoding ATP synthase F1 subunit epsilon, translated as MADKLHVSLVTPEKELFSGDVDQVIAPGTEGEFGVLANHAPFMTTLAEGSVVILDGDKRRVFNVRGGFADVNASGMTILAEHAEEYVETVH; from the coding sequence ATGGCTGACAAACTTCACGTTTCGCTGGTGACCCCGGAAAAGGAACTTTTTTCCGGTGATGTCGATCAGGTCATCGCCCCCGGCACCGAAGGCGAATTTGGTGTGCTGGCTAACCACGCGCCGTTCATGACCACACTGGCCGAAGGTTCTGTCGTGATCCTCGATGGTGATAAGCGCCGGGTATTTAACGTCCGTGGCGGCTTTGCCGACGTCAATGCGTCGGGCATGACCATTCTGGCCGAACATGCCGAAGAATATGTCGAGACCGTGCACTAA
- the atpD gene encoding F0F1 ATP synthase subunit beta: MSAHQKITANKGRLTQIIGAVVDVEFPDGNLPAILNALETTNAASGARLVFEVAQHLGENTVRAIAMDATEGLVRGQDVTDLGAPITVPVGPATLGRIMNVIGEPIDEAGPIETQFYNPIHADAPAFADQATSAELLVTGIKVIDLICPYAKGGKIGLFGGAGVGKTVTIQELINNIAKAYGGYSVFAGVGERTREGNDLYHEMIESKVNEHGGGGTSRCSLVYGQMNEPPGARARVALTGLAQAEYFRDVEGKDVLFFVDNIFRFTQAGSEVSALLGRIPSAVGYQPTLATEMGKLQERITSTNKGSITSVQAVYVPADDLTDPAPAASFAHLDATTVLSRSIAEQGIYPAVDPLNSTSRILDPRVVGEEHYSTATRVQEILQQYKALKDIIAILGMDELSEEDKAIVARARKIQRFMSQPFHVAEIFTGTPGVLMTIEDTIKGFKGICNGDYDHLPEAAFYMVGTIEDAIAKAERLAGEA; the protein is encoded by the coding sequence ATGTCCGCCCATCAAAAGATTACGGCTAACAAAGGCCGCCTCACCCAGATCATCGGCGCCGTCGTCGACGTCGAATTTCCCGATGGCAACCTGCCCGCCATTCTGAACGCGCTCGAAACCACCAACGCCGCCTCGGGTGCGCGTCTGGTATTCGAAGTCGCTCAGCACCTCGGTGAAAACACGGTTCGCGCCATCGCGATGGACGCCACCGAAGGTCTGGTTCGCGGTCAGGACGTGACTGATCTGGGTGCGCCGATCACGGTTCCGGTGGGACCTGCCACCCTTGGCCGTATCATGAACGTCATTGGCGAGCCGATTGACGAAGCTGGCCCGATTGAAACCCAGTTCTATAACCCGATCCACGCGGACGCTCCGGCCTTTGCCGATCAGGCGACCTCGGCAGAACTGCTGGTCACGGGCATCAAGGTTATCGACCTGATCTGCCCTTACGCCAAGGGTGGTAAGATCGGCCTGTTCGGCGGCGCCGGCGTCGGCAAGACCGTGACCATTCAGGAACTGATCAACAACATCGCCAAGGCTTACGGCGGTTACTCGGTGTTTGCCGGTGTGGGTGAGCGTACCCGCGAAGGTAACGACCTGTACCACGAAATGATCGAATCCAAGGTGAACGAACACGGCGGTGGTGGCACGTCACGCTGTTCGCTGGTTTATGGTCAGATGAACGAGCCTCCGGGTGCGCGCGCGCGCGTCGCCCTGACCGGTCTGGCTCAGGCTGAATATTTCCGTGACGTTGAAGGCAAGGACGTTCTGTTCTTCGTCGACAACATCTTCCGCTTTACTCAGGCCGGTTCCGAAGTGTCGGCGCTGCTGGGCCGTATCCCGTCGGCCGTGGGCTATCAGCCGACGCTGGCGACCGAAATGGGTAAGCTGCAAGAGCGCATCACCTCGACCAACAAGGGTTCGATTACCTCGGTTCAGGCCGTGTACGTGCCCGCCGACGACTTGACCGATCCGGCACCGGCCGCTTCGTTCGCCCACCTAGATGCGACCACCGTTCTGTCGCGCTCGATCGCCGAGCAAGGCATCTATCCGGCTGTGGACCCGCTCAATTCGACCTCGCGTATTCTTGATCCGCGCGTTGTCGGTGAAGAGCACTATTCGACCGCCACCCGCGTTCAGGAAATCCTGCAGCAGTATAAGGCGCTGAAAGACATCATCGCCATCCTCGGCATGGACGAACTGTCCGAAGAAGATAAGGCGATTGTGGCCCGCGCCCGTAAGATCCAGCGCTTCATGTCGCAGCCGTTCCATGTTGCCGAAATCTTCACCGGCACACCGGGCGTTCTGATGACCATCGAAGACACCATCAAGGGCTTCAAGGGCATCTGCAACGGTGACTACGATCACCTGCCGGAAGCCGCCTTCTACATGGTTGGCACGATTGAAGACGCGATCGCCAAGGCCGAACGTCTGGCCGGAGAGGCCTAA
- a CDS encoding F0F1 ATP synthase subunit gamma, producing MASLKDMRNQIASVKATQKITKAMQMVAAAKLKRAQDAAENARPYAARMASVIANLAKGVSGDDAPVLLGGNGSTQNHLVIVSTSDRGLCGGFNSQIVRAARDYINGLIAEGKGVKIITVGRKGNDQLKRQYADRIIATFDMSAHKVLTLDAVQPIADAAVAEFNDGRADVVTLFYSRFKSVISQVPTPKQLIPAQIDAVAEPSTGSDAVYQYEPSEEEILETLLPRNLTVQILSSLLENTAGFYAAQMSAMDNATRNAGEMIKAMNLKYNRKRQAQITTELIEIIAGAEAI from the coding sequence ATGGCAAGTCTTAAGGACATGCGCAACCAGATCGCCAGCGTGAAAGCCACGCAGAAGATCACCAAAGCCATGCAGATGGTGGCGGCGGCGAAGCTTAAGCGCGCTCAGGATGCGGCGGAAAATGCCCGTCCTTATGCCGCGCGTATGGCCTCAGTCATCGCCAATCTGGCTAAGGGTGTGTCGGGTGATGATGCGCCTGTGTTGCTGGGTGGCAATGGCTCTACCCAGAATCATCTCGTAATCGTATCGACCTCCGATCGCGGTCTGTGCGGCGGCTTTAACTCCCAGATCGTGCGCGCGGCCCGCGACTACATCAACGGCCTGATCGCTGAAGGTAAGGGTGTCAAGATTATCACCGTTGGCCGCAAGGGCAATGATCAGCTTAAGCGCCAATATGCCGACCGTATCATCGCGACCTTTGATATGTCGGCGCACAAGGTCCTGACTCTGGACGCCGTGCAACCGATCGCCGATGCGGCGGTAGCTGAATTTAACGATGGCCGCGCCGATGTCGTGACCCTGTTTTACTCGCGCTTTAAGTCGGTCATCTCGCAGGTGCCGACGCCTAAGCAACTGATCCCGGCCCAGATTGATGCCGTCGCCGAACCTTCGACGGGTTCGGACGCAGTTTACCAATATGAGCCGTCGGAAGAAGAGATTCTGGAAACCCTGCTGCCGCGCAATCTGACGGTGCAGATCCTGTCCAGCCTGCTGGAAAACACCGCCGGCTTCTACGCCGCCCAGATGAGCGCGATGGATAACGCCACGCGCAACGCGGGCGAAATGATCAAAGCGATGAACTTGAAATATAACCGTAAACGCCAGGCCCAGATCACGACCGAACTGATCGAGATCATCGCTGGCGCTGAAGCCATATAG
- the atpA gene encoding F0F1 ATP synthase subunit alpha: MDINAAEISAILKAQIAGFGEDADVSDVGSVLSVGDGIARVHGLDSVQAGEMVEFPKAGVKGMALNLEKDNVGVVIFGEDREIKEGDEVKRLGEIVQVPVGKGLLGRVVNPLGEPIDGKGPIEATEFRRVDVKAPGIIPRKSVHEPVQTGIKAIDTLIPVGRGQRELIIGDRQTGKTAVAIDAILNQKAANAGTDELAKLYCIYVAIGQKRSTIAQIVKTLEENGALEYTIVVSATASEPAPLQFLAPFSGCAMGEYFRDNGMHGLIIYDDLSKQAVAYRQMSLLLRRPPGREAYPGDVFYLHSRLLERAAKLNEDNGSGSLTALPIIETQANDVSAYIPTNVISITDGQIFLETDLFYQGIRPAVNVGLSVSRVGSSAQIKAMKQVAGAIKGDLAQYREMAAFAKFGSDLDAATQRLLARGARLTELLKQPQYSPLKVEEQVCVIYAGTRGYLDKIAVSDIGRFEREFISYLHGKQSALLTSIREKKALSPELEETLKGALNDFGSNFA; the protein is encoded by the coding sequence ATGGACATTAATGCCGCCGAAATTTCGGCCATCCTCAAAGCTCAGATTGCCGGTTTCGGTGAAGACGCCGACGTCTCCGACGTGGGTTCGGTTCTGTCGGTAGGCGACGGTATCGCCCGCGTTCACGGTCTTGATTCGGTTCAGGCCGGTGAAATGGTCGAATTCCCAAAAGCTGGTGTTAAGGGCATGGCCCTGAACCTGGAAAAAGACAATGTCGGCGTCGTTATCTTCGGCGAAGACCGCGAAATCAAGGAAGGCGACGAAGTTAAGCGCCTCGGCGAAATCGTGCAGGTTCCGGTCGGCAAGGGCCTTCTTGGCCGCGTCGTCAACCCGCTGGGTGAGCCGATCGACGGCAAGGGCCCGATTGAAGCCACTGAATTCCGCCGCGTCGACGTGAAGGCCCCCGGCATCATCCCGCGTAAATCGGTGCATGAGCCTGTGCAAACCGGCATCAAGGCGATCGACACCCTGATCCCCGTCGGCCGTGGCCAGCGCGAACTGATCATTGGTGACCGTCAGACGGGTAAGACCGCCGTCGCTATCGACGCCATTCTGAACCAGAAAGCTGCTAACGCTGGTACCGACGAGTTGGCCAAGCTGTACTGCATCTACGTCGCCATTGGCCAAAAGCGTTCGACCATCGCGCAGATCGTCAAAACGCTCGAAGAAAACGGCGCTCTGGAATACACCATTGTGGTTTCCGCGACCGCCTCTGAGCCTGCCCCGCTGCAATTCCTGGCGCCGTTCTCAGGCTGCGCCATGGGTGAATATTTCCGCGACAACGGCATGCACGGCCTGATCATCTATGACGATCTGTCCAAGCAAGCTGTGGCTTACCGCCAGATGTCGCTGCTGCTGCGCCGTCCGCCGGGCCGTGAAGCCTATCCGGGCGACGTGTTCTACCTCCATTCACGTCTGCTGGAACGTGCGGCCAAGCTGAACGAAGACAATGGTTCGGGTTCGCTGACGGCTCTGCCGATCATTGAAACCCAGGCCAACGACGTGTCGGCCTACATCCCGACCAACGTGATCTCAATCACCGACGGTCAGATCTTCCTCGAAACCGATCTGTTCTATCAGGGCATCCGCCCGGCGGTGAACGTCGGTCTGTCGGTGTCGCGTGTGGGCTCGTCGGCTCAGATCAAGGCGATGAAGCAGGTTGCCGGTGCTATTAAGGGTGACCTGGCCCAGTACCGTGAAATGGCTGCCTTCGCCAAGTTCGGCTCTGACCTTGATGCCGCCACCCAGCGCCTGCTGGCCCGCGGTGCGCGCCTGACCGAGCTTTTGAAGCAACCGCAATATTCGCCGCTGAAGGTCGAAGAGCAGGTCTGCGTGATCTATGCCGGTACCCGTGGTTACCTCGACAAGATTGCCGTGTCTGACATTGGCCGTTTTGAGCGTGAATTCATCAGCTACCTGCACGGCAAGCAAAGCGCACTCCTGACCAGCATCCGCGAGAAGAAGGCCCTGTCGCCAGAACTCGAAGAAACGCTCAAAGGCGCGCTGAACGATTTCGGCAGCAACTTCGCCTAA
- a CDS encoding F0F1 ATP synthase subunit delta codes for MSDIFRENEVGNRYAKAIFELARDGGALEAVYKDFATLKALITESADLRRVLGSQAFASDLKLKGLLAVAKKAKLNALTTKALNLMGQKGRLDQLAATIAGFNSLYAAHKGIVTATVTSAVALDDGQLKNLKAELAKALGREADITTLVDPAILGGLKVRVGSRLFDASLKTKLNSLKFALKRA; via the coding sequence GTGAGCGATATTTTCAGAGAGAACGAAGTCGGCAACCGTTACGCCAAAGCGATCTTCGAGCTGGCGCGCGATGGCGGCGCCCTTGAAGCGGTCTACAAAGACTTCGCCACGCTTAAGGCCCTGATCACGGAAAGCGCTGATCTGCGCCGCGTGCTGGGGTCACAAGCCTTCGCCAGCGACCTGAAACTTAAAGGTCTTTTGGCAGTCGCAAAAAAAGCCAAGCTGAACGCCCTGACCACAAAAGCTTTGAACCTGATGGGCCAAAAAGGCCGTTTGGATCAACTGGCGGCGACGATTGCGGGCTTCAATTCGCTTTATGCGGCCCACAAAGGCATTGTGACCGCGACCGTGACGTCGGCGGTGGCGCTTGACGATGGTCAACTCAAAAACCTCAAAGCGGAACTGGCCAAGGCGCTGGGCCGTGAGGCCGATATTACTACCCTGGTCGATCCGGCCATCTTAGGCGGGCTTAAGGTCCGCGTCGGGTCGCGTCTGTTTGATGCGTCCCTCAAAACCAAACTCAATTCCCTCAAATTCGCCCTTAAGAGAGCGTAA
- a CDS encoding SOS response-associated peptidase, translating into MCGRFKRHSKFWDRIFEILSMTAPAPDVSGGDEIRPTDLYPIIGARPEGYALGPARWSLIPRSHTGPVKAFKLATFNARIETAATSKVFATPWRKRHCLIPADAFWEWSGDKGQKQKWQITRADNHPLMFAGLWDRSETADGPVTSFTILTRPAGEDMAPIHTREPVILHPDQWRGWLDLNPLPGLTEPAPISTFRTQAIPPEPRTGSLL; encoded by the coding sequence ATGTGCGGACGCTTTAAACGCCACAGCAAATTCTGGGATCGCATCTTTGAGATCCTCAGCATGACCGCGCCCGCCCCAGACGTGAGCGGCGGTGATGAGATCCGCCCCACCGACCTTTATCCGATTATCGGCGCGCGCCCGGAGGGTTATGCCTTAGGGCCCGCCCGCTGGAGTCTTATTCCGCGCAGCCACACCGGCCCGGTCAAAGCGTTTAAACTCGCGACCTTTAATGCGCGTATCGAGACCGCCGCCACATCAAAGGTGTTTGCAACGCCGTGGCGCAAGCGCCATTGCCTTATACCCGCCGACGCCTTTTGGGAATGGTCAGGCGACAAGGGCCAGAAGCAAAAATGGCAGATCACCCGCGCCGATAATCACCCACTGATGTTTGCAGGGCTGTGGGATCGCTCCGAAACCGCCGATGGCCCCGTCACCAGCTTTACGATCCTGACCCGTCCGGCCGGTGAAGACATGGCCCCCATCCATACCCGTGAGCCGGTCATTCTGCATCCTGACCAATGGCGGGGCTGGCTCGATCTTAACCCCCTGCCCGGTCTGACCGAACCGGCCCCAATCAGCACCTTTCGTACTCAGGCGATCCCGCCAGAGCCCCGCACAGGCTCGCTTCTATAG